One Ralstonia insidiosa genomic region harbors:
- the rplC gene encoding 50S ribosomal protein L3 has product MSLGLVGRKVGMTRIFTDDGDSIPVTVLEVGDNRVTQIKTDETDGYTAVQVTFGTRRASRVTKPLAGHLAKAGVEAGEVIKEFRVDAARAAEFQPGANISVDLFEVGQKIDVQGVTIGKGYAGTIKRYNFSSGRATHGNSRSHNVPGSIGMAQDPGRVFPGKRMTGHMGDVTRTVQNLEIAKIDAERKLLLVKGAIPGAKGGQVIVTPAVKARAKKA; this is encoded by the coding sequence ATGAGCCTTGGCCTTGTAGGTCGCAAGGTTGGCATGACCCGTATTTTCACGGACGACGGCGATTCGATTCCCGTTACCGTGCTTGAGGTCGGCGACAACCGCGTGACGCAAATCAAGACGGACGAGACCGACGGTTATACCGCCGTTCAAGTCACCTTCGGCACCCGACGCGCCAGCCGCGTCACCAAGCCGCTGGCGGGTCATCTCGCCAAAGCCGGCGTGGAAGCGGGCGAAGTTATCAAAGAATTCCGAGTGGATGCCGCTCGTGCCGCTGAATTCCAGCCTGGCGCGAACATCAGCGTCGACCTGTTCGAAGTCGGTCAGAAGATCGACGTTCAGGGTGTGACGATTGGTAAGGGCTACGCCGGTACCATCAAGCGTTACAACTTCTCGTCGGGCCGCGCCACGCACGGTAACTCGCGCTCGCACAACGTGCCGGGCTCGATCGGTATGGCGCAGGATCCGGGCCGCGTGTTCCCGGGTAAGCGCATGACCGGTCACATGGGTGACGTCACCCGTACCGTTCAGAACCTGGAAATCGCCAAGATCGACGCAGAGCGCAAGCTGTTGCTGGTCAAGGGCGCGATCCCGGGCGCCAAGGGCGGTCAAGTCATCGTCACGCCGGCCGTGAAGGCCCGCGCTAAGAAGGCATAA
- the rpsJ gene encoding 30S ribosomal protein S10: protein MQNQKIRIRLKAFDYRLIDQSAAEIVETAKRTGAIVKGPVPLPTRIQRFDVLRSPHVNKTSRDQFEIRTHQRLMDIVDPTDKTVDALMKLDLPAGVDVEIKLQ, encoded by the coding sequence ATGCAGAACCAGAAGATCCGTATCCGCCTGAAGGCCTTCGACTATCGCCTGATCGACCAGTCGGCCGCTGAAATCGTCGAAACCGCCAAGCGCACTGGCGCGATCGTCAAGGGCCCGGTGCCCCTGCCGACCCGCATCCAGCGTTTCGACGTTCTGCGTTCGCCGCACGTCAACAAGACCAGCCGCGACCAGTTCGAAATCCGCACGCACCAGCGCCTGATGGACATCGTCGATCCGACGGACAAGACCGTCGACGCGCTGATGAAGCTGGACCTGCCGGCTGGCGTGGACGTTGAGATCAAGCTGCAGTAA
- the rplD gene encoding 50S ribosomal protein L4: MELKLLQDNGQLGAGVAASPEVFGRDYNEALVHQIVVAYQANARSGNRKQKDREEVKHTTKKPWRQKGTGRARAGMSSSPLWRGGGRIFPNSPEENFSQKVNKKMYRAGMRSIYSQLAREGRINVVDSLSVEAPKTKLLADKLGAMGLDSVLVITDNLDENLFLASRNLAHVLVVEPRHADPLSLVHYKKVLVTKGAVAQIEELLK, from the coding sequence ATGGAACTGAAGCTGCTCCAGGACAACGGTCAACTCGGCGCTGGCGTTGCTGCCTCGCCGGAAGTGTTCGGCCGTGACTATAACGAAGCCCTCGTTCACCAGATCGTCGTCGCTTATCAGGCCAACGCTCGCAGCGGTAACCGTAAGCAGAAGGATCGTGAAGAGGTCAAGCACACGACCAAGAAGCCGTGGCGCCAAAAGGGTACGGGCCGCGCCCGTGCAGGTATGAGCTCCTCCCCGCTGTGGCGCGGGGGTGGTCGTATCTTCCCGAACAGCCCGGAAGAAAACTTCTCGCAGAAGGTCAACAAGAAGATGTACCGCGCCGGCATGCGCTCGATTTATTCGCAGCTTGCCCGTGAAGGTCGCATCAACGTCGTTGACAGTCTGTCCGTCGAAGCTCCGAAGACCAAGCTGCTGGCCGACAAGCTCGGCGCCATGGGCCTGGACTCGGTGCTCGTGATTACCGATAACCTGGACGAAAACCTCTTCCTGGCATCGCGCAACCTGGCGCACGTGCTCGTGGTTGAGCCGCGTCACGCTGACCCCCTGTCGCTCGTGCACTACAAGAAGGTGCTCGTGACGAAGGGTGCCGTCGCGCAGATCGAGGAGTTGCTGAAATGA
- the rpsG gene encoding 30S ribosomal protein S7, whose protein sequence is MPRRREVPKREILPDPKFGNVEVAKFMNVLMLDGKKSVAERIVYGAFDQIEKKAGKAPIEVFTLAIGNIKPVVEVKSRRVGGANYQVPVEVRPSRRLALAMRWLREAAKKRSEKSMALRLAGELLEASEGRGGAMKKRDEVHRMAEANKAFSHFRF, encoded by the coding sequence ATGCCACGTCGTCGTGAAGTCCCCAAGCGGGAAATTCTGCCGGACCCGAAGTTCGGCAATGTGGAAGTCGCCAAGTTCATGAACGTCCTGATGCTGGACGGCAAGAAGTCGGTGGCTGAACGTATCGTTTACGGTGCGTTCGACCAGATCGAAAAGAAAGCAGGCAAGGCGCCCATCGAGGTGTTCACGCTGGCAATCGGCAACATCAAGCCGGTGGTCGAAGTGAAGAGCCGTCGTGTTGGTGGTGCTAACTATCAGGTGCCGGTCGAAGTCCGGCCGTCGCGTCGTCTGGCATTGGCGATGCGTTGGCTGCGGGAAGCTGCGAAGAAGCGCAGCGAGAAGTCGATGGCCCTGCGTCTGGCTGGTGAACTGCTCGAGGCCTCGGAAGGCCGCGGCGGCGCCATGAAGAAGCGCGACGAAGTGCACCGTATGGCAGAAGCCAACAAGGCGTTCTCGCACTTCCGCTTCTAA
- the tuf gene encoding elongation factor Tu, with protein sequence MAKEKFERTKPHVNVGTIGHVDHGKTTLTAAIATVLSSKFGGTAKKYDEIDAAPEEKARGITINTAHIEYETANRHYAHVDCPGHADYVKNMITGAAQMDGAILVCSAADGPMPQTREHILLARQVGVPYIIVFLNKCDMVDDAELLELVEMEVRELLSKYEFPGDDTPIIKGSAKLALEGDKGELGEVAIMNLADALDTYIPTPERAVDGTFLMPVEDVFSISGRGTVVTGRIERGIIKVGEEIEIVGIAMDGDKPKIDKTTCTGVEMFRKLLDQGQAGDNVGILLRGTKREDVQRGQVLAKPGSIKPHTEFTGEVYILSKDEGGRHTPFFNNYRPQFYFRTTDVTGSIALPEGKEMVMPGDNVSITVKLIAPIAMEEGLRFAIREGGRTVGAGVVAKILK encoded by the coding sequence ATGGCAAAGGAAAAGTTCGAGCGGACCAAGCCGCACGTGAACGTTGGGACGATTGGTCACGTTGACCACGGCAAGACGACGCTGACCGCAGCGATCGCCACCGTGCTGTCGAGCAAGTTCGGTGGTACCGCCAAGAAGTACGACGAAATCGACGCAGCGCCGGAAGAAAAGGCACGCGGCATCACGATCAACACCGCGCACATCGAGTACGAGACGGCTAACCGTCACTACGCGCACGTTGACTGCCCGGGCCACGCCGACTACGTCAAGAACATGATCACCGGTGCCGCCCAGATGGACGGCGCCATCCTGGTGTGCTCGGCCGCTGACGGCCCGATGCCGCAAACGCGTGAGCACATCCTGCTGGCCCGCCAAGTGGGTGTGCCGTACATCATCGTCTTCCTGAACAAGTGCGACATGGTGGACGACGCTGAGCTGCTGGAACTGGTTGAGATGGAAGTGCGTGAACTTCTGTCGAAGTACGAGTTCCCGGGCGACGACACCCCGATCATCAAGGGTTCGGCCAAGCTGGCGCTGGAAGGCGACAAGGGCGAGCTGGGCGAAGTGGCCATCATGAACCTGGCCGACGCACTGGACACCTACATCCCGACGCCGGAGCGCGCTGTTGACGGCACGTTCCTGATGCCGGTGGAAGACGTGTTCTCGATCTCGGGTCGCGGCACCGTGGTGACCGGCCGTATCGAGCGCGGCATCATCAAGGTCGGCGAAGAAATCGAAATCGTCGGTATCGCCATGGACGGCGACAAGCCGAAGATCGACAAGACGACGTGCACGGGCGTGGAAATGTTCCGCAAGCTGCTGGACCAAGGTCAAGCAGGCGACAACGTCGGTATTCTGCTGCGCGGCACGAAGCGTGAAGACGTTCAGCGTGGTCAAGTGCTGGCCAAGCCGGGCTCGATCAAGCCGCACACGGAATTCACGGGCGAGGTCTACATCCTGTCGAAGGACGAAGGTGGTCGTCACACCCCGTTCTTCAACAACTACCGCCCGCAGTTCTACTTCCGTACGACGGACGTGACTGGCTCGATCGCCCTGCCGGAAGGCAAGGAAATGGTCATGCCGGGTGACAACGTGTCGATCACCGTCAAGCTGATCGCCCCGATCGCCATGGAAGAAGGTCTGCGCTTCGCTATCCGCGAAGGCGGCCGTACCGTGGGTGCTGGCGTCGTTGCCAAGATCCTGAAGTAA
- a CDS encoding MFS transporter has product MTTEAPDVAVSHPLADRLPRGATPLFAAAVGLIVVNLFGIQPLVAEIAASIGWTTAATGLLVTATLFGYGIGLLLLMPMTDLQDNRALASRTLWGAVASLALTTVAHSGQVLMLAAFAIGLTSTVIQMLIALAGRLAADHRRGRVLGDIMIGLNLGILLSRPAASLIAAQWGWRAFYGASAVAIAVLAIVLPRVMPTFVPPRTQSYGALLGSYGRLLRSEPFLRRRAATQALLMAAFTLFWTAVALRLAAAPFHLSQNGIGIFALCGAAGVLAAPVAGRLADRGLVRFGTLLAHGSAATGLLLALASALVPGLSVPVMLAMLVVAALLLDFGAIGDQALGRYLVNTLSPEIRGRVNGLYTGAFFFGAAAGGGLAGVVWARAGWIGVSVLALGFVSAAALVFLWPSAAPRAIGATPRRC; this is encoded by the coding sequence ATGACGACTGAAGCCCCTGACGTTGCCGTATCTCATCCCCTCGCAGATCGCTTGCCGCGCGGCGCAACGCCGTTGTTTGCGGCGGCGGTGGGGCTCATTGTCGTCAACCTGTTCGGCATCCAGCCGCTCGTCGCCGAGATTGCCGCCAGCATCGGCTGGACCACGGCCGCTACCGGATTGCTGGTGACTGCCACGCTGTTCGGCTACGGCATCGGTCTGCTGCTGTTGATGCCGATGACTGATCTGCAGGACAACCGCGCGCTGGCCTCGCGCACACTATGGGGCGCGGTCGCGTCGCTCGCGCTGACTACCGTGGCGCACAGCGGGCAGGTGCTGATGCTGGCCGCGTTCGCCATCGGGCTCACGTCGACCGTCATCCAGATGCTGATCGCGCTGGCCGGGCGCCTGGCGGCCGACCATCGGCGCGGGCGCGTGCTCGGCGACATCATGATCGGCCTGAATCTGGGCATCCTGCTGTCGCGTCCCGCAGCGAGCCTGATTGCGGCGCAATGGGGGTGGCGTGCGTTCTATGGTGCGTCGGCAGTGGCTATTGCGGTCTTGGCGATTGTCCTGCCGCGTGTGATGCCGACCTTTGTGCCGCCGCGTACGCAGTCGTACGGCGCGCTGCTGGGCTCGTACGGCCGCTTGCTGCGCAGTGAGCCGTTTCTGCGCCGGCGCGCCGCCACCCAGGCCTTGCTGATGGCGGCATTCACGCTCTTCTGGACGGCCGTGGCACTACGGCTGGCGGCAGCGCCGTTTCATCTGTCGCAAAACGGCATCGGCATCTTCGCGCTGTGTGGCGCGGCGGGTGTCCTGGCGGCACCTGTTGCCGGGCGACTGGCGGATCGCGGCTTGGTACGGTTCGGCACGCTGCTCGCGCACGGTAGTGCGGCCACTGGGCTGCTGCTCGCGCTGGCCTCGGCGCTGGTGCCAGGGTTGAGCGTTCCCGTCATGCTGGCGATGCTGGTGGTCGCCGCGCTGTTGCTGGACTTCGGCGCCATCGGTGACCAGGCGCTCGGTCGCTATCTGGTCAACACGCTGTCGCCGGAGATCCGCGGGCGTGTGAATGGCTTGTACACGGGCGCATTTTTCTTTGGTGCGGCGGCGGGCGGCGGTTTGGCCGGCGTGGTCTGGGCGCGTGCCGGCTGGATTGGCGTCTCGGTGCTCGCGCTGGGGTTTGTGTCGGCTGCAGCACTCGTCTTTCTCTGGCCCAGCGCGGCCCCGCGTGCCATTGGCGCCACACCGCGCCGCTGTTGA
- a CDS encoding LysR family transcriptional regulator, with protein MDRLSDVVIFVRVVECGSLSAASDAIGVSRGVISKALARLEARLDTRLLQRTTRRLSLTEAGAAFFEKSREGLALVDAAEQAVTALRDEARGTLRVSAPASFAVTLLAPLLGAFQARYPAVQIDLDMNDRYADLVAGRIDVAIRIGMLEDSSLVARRLANCAHAIYGAPSYFRERGIPQTPDDLREHNCLVYANYDGPYDWVLTDPAGQRHVAHVRGSMLANNSLVLREAARSGLGVSLGPAYLVREDIAAGRLQAVLTDYTAREVPLHAVFTQRVHLLPKVRAFVDFLGEHLTRTGVMGPLPTAAT; from the coding sequence ATGGATCGACTCTCCGACGTGGTGATCTTTGTGCGGGTGGTGGAGTGTGGCAGCTTGTCGGCGGCCTCCGATGCGATCGGGGTATCCCGCGGGGTCATCAGCAAGGCGCTGGCGCGACTGGAAGCGCGGCTGGACACCCGCCTGCTGCAGCGGACCACGCGGCGCCTGTCACTGACCGAAGCCGGTGCGGCCTTCTTCGAGAAAAGCCGCGAGGGCCTGGCGCTGGTGGACGCCGCCGAGCAAGCCGTGACCGCCTTGCGCGATGAGGCCCGTGGCACGCTGCGGGTGTCGGCGCCGGCGTCGTTTGCGGTGACGCTACTGGCGCCGCTGCTGGGCGCGTTCCAGGCGCGCTATCCCGCCGTGCAGATCGATCTGGACATGAACGACCGTTACGCCGATCTGGTGGCGGGACGCATTGACGTGGCGATCCGCATCGGCATGCTGGAGGATTCATCGCTCGTGGCGCGACGGCTAGCAAATTGCGCACACGCCATCTACGGTGCGCCGTCGTATTTCCGTGAGCGCGGCATTCCGCAAACGCCTGACGATCTGCGCGAGCACAACTGCCTCGTCTACGCCAACTACGATGGGCCGTACGACTGGGTGTTAACCGACCCTGCGGGCCAGCGCCATGTCGCGCACGTGAGGGGGTCCATGCTGGCCAACAACAGCCTCGTGCTGCGTGAGGCGGCGCGTTCAGGGTTGGGGGTATCGCTGGGACCGGCGTATCTGGTGCGCGAGGACATCGCGGCCGGGCGTCTGCAGGCGGTACTGACCGACTACACCGCGCGCGAGGTCCCGCTGCACGCCGTGTTCACGCAGCGCGTGCATCTGCTGCCGAAGGTGCGCGCGTTTGTAGATTTCCTGGGCGAACACCTGACACGTACCGGCGTGATGGGACCACTGCCAACAGCGGCCACCTAG
- the fusA gene encoding elongation factor G, producing MARKTPIERYRNIGISAHIDAGKTTTTERILFYTGVNHKIGEVHDGAATMDWMEQEQERGITITSAATTAFWKGMGGNYPEHRFNIIDTPGHVDFTIEVERSMRVLDGACMVYCAVGGVQPQSETVWRQANKYKVPRLAFVNKMDRTGANFFKVYDQLKTRLKANPVPVVVPIGAEEGFQGVVDLLEMKAIIWDEASQGVKFEYTDIPAELVDTCNEWREKMVESAAEASEELMEKYLGGETLTRAEIVKALRDRTIACEIQPMLCGTAFKNKGVQRMLDAVIDFLPSPVDIPPVQGIDETDETKKLERKADDSEKFSALAFKIMTDPFVGQLIFFRVYSGKINSGDTVYNPVKQKKERLGRILQMHANQREEIKEVLAGDIAAAVGLKDATTGDTLCDPAAPIILERMVFPEPVISQAVEPKTKADQEKMGIALNRLAAEDPSFRVRTDEESGQTIISGMGELHLEILVDRMKREFGVEANIGAPQVAYRETIRKKVEDVEGKFVKQSGGRGQYGHAVITLEPLDEEGKAAAKAAATTSAAAAAAANGFVFVDAIKGGVIPREYIPAVEKGIVDTLPAGILAGFPVVDVKVTLTFGSYHDVDSNENAFRMAGSMAFKEAMRKATPVLLEPMMAVEVETPEDYTGTVMGDLSSRRGIVQGMDDMVGGGKVIKAEVPLSEMFGYSTSLRSATQGRATYTMEFKQYAEAPKNIAEAVMAAKGTK from the coding sequence GTGGCTCGTAAGACCCCCATTGAGCGCTACCGTAACATCGGTATTTCCGCTCACATCGACGCCGGCAAAACCACCACGACCGAGCGGATCCTGTTCTACACCGGTGTGAACCACAAGATCGGTGAAGTGCATGATGGCGCAGCCACCATGGACTGGATGGAGCAGGAGCAAGAGCGCGGCATCACCATCACGTCCGCTGCGACCACCGCCTTCTGGAAGGGCATGGGCGGCAACTACCCCGAGCACCGCTTCAACATCATCGACACCCCGGGCCACGTGGACTTCACCATTGAGGTGGAGCGCTCCATGCGTGTGCTGGACGGCGCGTGCATGGTGTATTGCGCAGTGGGTGGCGTGCAGCCGCAGTCGGAAACCGTCTGGCGCCAGGCCAACAAGTACAAGGTGCCGCGTCTGGCGTTCGTCAACAAGATGGACCGTACCGGCGCCAACTTCTTCAAGGTCTACGACCAGCTGAAGACTCGCCTGAAGGCCAACCCGGTGCCCGTGGTGGTGCCGATTGGTGCGGAAGAAGGCTTCCAAGGCGTCGTCGATCTGCTGGAGATGAAGGCGATCATTTGGGACGAAGCCAGCCAAGGCGTGAAGTTCGAATACACCGACATCCCGGCCGAACTCGTTGACACCTGCAACGAGTGGCGCGAGAAGATGGTCGAGTCGGCTGCTGAAGCCAGCGAAGAGCTGATGGAAAAGTACCTGGGCGGCGAAACGCTGACCCGTGCTGAGATCGTCAAGGCGCTGCGCGACCGTACCATCGCCTGCGAAATCCAGCCGATGCTGTGCGGCACCGCGTTCAAGAACAAGGGCGTGCAGCGCATGCTCGACGCCGTGATCGACTTCCTGCCGTCGCCGGTCGACATTCCGCCGGTCCAGGGCATCGACGAAACCGACGAAACGAAGAAGCTCGAGCGCAAGGCTGACGACAGCGAAAAGTTCTCGGCACTGGCGTTCAAGATCATGACCGACCCGTTCGTGGGTCAACTGATCTTCTTCCGCGTCTACTCGGGCAAGATCAACTCGGGCGACACCGTGTACAACCCGGTGAAGCAGAAGAAGGAACGTCTGGGCCGGATTCTGCAGATGCACGCCAACCAGCGCGAAGAAATCAAGGAAGTGCTGGCCGGTGACATCGCCGCTGCAGTGGGCCTGAAGGACGCCACCACGGGTGACACGCTGTGCGACCCGGCCGCGCCGATCATTCTCGAGCGCATGGTGTTCCCGGAGCCGGTGATCTCGCAGGCTGTCGAGCCGAAGACCAAGGCTGACCAGGAAAAGATGGGCATCGCCCTGAACCGCCTGGCCGCTGAAGATCCGTCGTTCCGCGTGCGTACCGATGAAGAATCGGGCCAGACCATCATTTCGGGCATGGGCGAGCTCCACCTCGAAATTCTGGTTGACCGCATGAAGCGCGAATTCGGCGTGGAAGCCAACATCGGCGCGCCGCAAGTTGCCTACCGCGAAACCATCCGCAAGAAGGTTGAAGACGTCGAAGGCAAGTTCGTCAAGCAGTCGGGCGGCCGCGGTCAGTACGGTCACGCTGTGATCACGCTGGAACCGCTGGACGAAGAAGGCAAGGCGGCAGCGAAGGCGGCAGCGACCACGTCGGCAGCAGCAGCTGCTGCTGCCAATGGTTTCGTCTTCGTCGACGCCATCAAGGGCGGTGTGATTCCTCGCGAATACATCCCGGCGGTCGAAAAGGGTATCGTCGACACGCTGCCGGCCGGTATTCTGGCTGGCTTCCCGGTGGTGGACGTGAAGGTCACGCTGACGTTCGGTTCGTACCACGATGTGGACTCGAACGAAAACGCGTTCCGCATGGCCGGCTCCATGGCTTTCAAGGAAGCCATGCGCAAAGCCACGCCGGTTCTGCTCGAGCCGATGATGGCTGTGGAAGTGGAAACGCCGGAAGACTACACGGGTACCGTGATGGGCGACTTGTCGTCCCGCCGCGGCATCGTGCAGGGCATGGACGACATGGTCGGCGGCGGCAAGGTCATCAAGGCCGAAGTCCCGCTGTCGGAAATGTTCGGCTATTCGACGTCGCTGCGTTCGGCCACGCAAGGCCGCGCCACGTACACCATGGAATTCAAGCAATACGCTGAGGCACCGAAGAACATCGCCGAAGCTGTGATGGCTGCCAAGGGTACGAAGTAA
- the rpsL gene encoding 30S ribosomal protein S12 — MPTINQLVRKPRVSEKLKSKSPALENCPQRRGVCTRVYTTTPKKPNSALRKVAKVRLTNGFEVISYIGGEGHNLQEHSVVLIRGGRVKDLPGVRYHIVRGSLDLQGVKDRKQARSKYGAKRPKKA, encoded by the coding sequence ATGCCAACTATCAATCAATTGGTTCGCAAGCCCCGCGTCTCTGAAAAGCTGAAGAGCAAGAGCCCGGCGCTTGAGAACTGCCCGCAGCGTCGCGGCGTGTGCACCCGCGTGTACACCACGACGCCGAAGAAGCCGAACTCGGCACTGCGTAAGGTCGCCAAGGTGCGCCTGACCAACGGTTTCGAAGTCATTTCGTACATCGGCGGTGAAGGCCACAACCTGCAAGAACACAGCGTCGTGCTGATCCGCGGCGGCCGTGTGAAGGATTTGCCGGGTGTGCGTTACCACATCGTGCGCGGCTCCCTTGACCTGCAAGGCGTCAAGGACCGTAAGCAAGCGCGTTCGAAGTACGGCGCGAAGCGCCCGAAGAAGGCCTAA
- the rplW gene encoding 50S ribosomal protein L23: MTQVAKNDHRLMQVLLAPVVSEKATLVAEKNEQVVFEVAPDANKIEVKAAVELLFKVEVAAVQILNRKGKQKRFGRFMGRRNHVKMAYVSLKPGQEINFEAEAK, translated from the coding sequence ATGACGCAAGTTGCCAAGAACGACCATCGCCTGATGCAGGTGCTGCTGGCGCCCGTGGTGTCTGAAAAGGCAACCCTGGTGGCCGAGAAGAACGAACAGGTTGTGTTCGAAGTGGCTCCCGACGCCAACAAGATCGAGGTGAAGGCTGCCGTCGAACTGCTGTTCAAGGTGGAAGTCGCTGCCGTCCAGATCCTGAACCGCAAGGGCAAGCAAAAGCGCTTCGGTCGCTTCATGGGTCGTCGTAACCACGTGAAGATGGCCTATGTCTCGCTGAAGCCGGGCCAGGAAATCAATTTTGAAGCGGAGGCCAAGTAA